The genomic region CACTGCGTCCACCTCGCGGACGAGGAGCTCGCGCTGCTCGACGCCGCGGACGCGTTCGTGATCCACAACCCCGAGTCCAACTTCAACAACGCGGTGGGCTACGCGGACCTCGACAGGGTGCCGCTCGAGCGCCTCCTCTTGGGCACGGACGGCATGAGCTCGGACATGCCGGGGGCGGCGCGCTTCGCCTTCCTCGCGTACGCCGGGCTCGGCAAGGGCGGTCGCGATCCGCTCGCGCTCGCATCGAGGATGCTGTTCGACAACCCGTCCGGCCGTATCTCGGCGCTCTTCGGCCGCCCGGTCGGGCGGATCGTCGAGGGGTCGCCGGCCGACCTCGCGATCTTCGACTACCGCTCGCCGACGCCGGTCGACGGCGGGAGCTTCGCCGGGCACCTGCTCTACGGCCTCGCGCCCGCGCCGCTCGCCGCCTGGGTCTACGCGAACGGCACGCCGGTCGTGGAGAACGGCGCCGTGCGCGGCGTCGACGAGGCCGAGGTCCTAGAGGCCGCGAAGGTCGCGGCCGAGGCGGTCTGGAAACGCGTTTCGGAGATGACACCATGACGAACCAGTACGGGAAGATCGCCGCGCGGGCCGAGGCGCTCGCGCCGCACATCGCCGAGGATCTGTGCGACATGATCCGCGTGCCGTCGTTCTCCACGAAGGAGAAGGAGGTCGCGGCGCTGATCGCGGACAAGATGCGGCGGGACGGCTTCGACGAGGTGCGCCTCGACGGGCTCGGGAGCGTCGTCGGCCGCATCGGCGACGGGAAGCGCTCCATCGCGTTCGACGCGCACATCGACACGGTCTACCCCGGCGAGCGCGCCAACTGGCGCTTCGATCCGTTCGACGGGCGCGTGGCGGACGGGAAGGTCTGGGGCCGCGGCTCGGTGGATCAGGAGGGCGGCATGGCGTCGATGCTCGCCGCCGGCAGGCTGATCCGGGAGCTCGGGCTCGGCAACGGCCTCACGGTCTGGTTCACCGGGACCGTGATGGAGGAGGACTGCGACGGGCTGTGCTGGCACTACCTCATCGAAGAGGAGAAGCTCGCCCCGGATCTCGTCGTCATCACCGAGCCGACCAACCTGAACGTCTACAGGGGCCACCGCGGGCGCATGGAGCTGACCGTCGAGATCCGCGGCGTCTCCTGCCACGGCTCCGCCCCCGAGCGAGGCGACAACGCGATCTACAAGATCGCCCGCATCGCGCTCGAGATCGAGAAGCTGAACGGCCGCCTCAAGGACGACCCGTTCCTCGGCAAGGGGACCGTGACCGTCTCCGAGCTCGTCACCGGCTCGCCCTCGCAGTGCGCGGTCGCCGACTACGCGCGCCTCTACCTCGACCGCCGCCTGACCGCCGGCGAGACCCGCGAGAGCGCGATCGCCGAGGTGCGGGACGCCGCCGCCCGCGCGGGCTACCCGGACGCGGAGGTGAAGGTGCCGGTCTACGAGGAGAAGGCGTACACCGGCCTCTCCTACCCGATGGACAAGTACTACCCCACGTGGACCCTCGAGGAGGGGTCGCCGTGGCTCGCGCACGCGCTCGCCGCGTACGAGGGCGTGCTCGGGGTGAAGCCGCGCGTCGACAAGTGGACGTTCAGCACGAACGGCGTGGCGATCCGCGGCCTGCACGGCATCCCGTGCATCGGCATGGGGCCGGGCGACGAGGTGCTCGCGCACGCGCCGAACGAGGCGTGCCCGGTCGATCACCTCTGGAAGGCCGCGGCGTTCTACGCGGCGCTCGTCGCGGAGATAGGAGCGTCGCGTTGAGCGGCGCCCTCTTCGAGTGGGCGTGCACCGGCTGCGGCGCGGTCTACGCGCGCGACGCGGTCCGCTACCTTTGCCCGAGCTGCTCCGCTTCGTGGGCGCCAGGCGCGCCGCTCGAGGGCGTGCTCGAGGCCCGCTTCGACTTCGCGGCGATCGCGGATCGCCTGGAGGCCGGCGGCCGCATCGAAGAGCTCCTGTGCGCCGTGGAGCCCAGGTTCCACCCGCCCTTCCCTGTCGGCCGGACCCCGCTCTTCCCGGCGCCGAGACTCGGGGCGGAGCTCGGGTTGGATGATCTGTGGATCAAGAACGACGGACAGAATCCCAGCGGCTCGCTCAAGGATCGGGCGTCGTTTCTCGTGGTCGCCGAGGCGATCCGGCTCGGCGAGGAGACTATCGTGGCCGCCTCGACGGGCAACGCGGCGTCGGCGCTCGCGGCGGTGTGCGCGGCCGCCGGCCGGACCGCCGTGATCTACGTCCCGAGGGCCGCGCCGCGGGCCAAGCTCGTGCAGATGGTGCTGTACGGCGCCGACGTGCGGCTCGTGGACGGGACGTACGACGACGCCTTCGCGCTCTCGATCGCGCACACCGCGGAGCGGGGCGGACTGAACCGGAACACCGCGTACCACCCGCTCACCATCGAGGGGAAGAAGACGGTCTCGCTCGAGATCGCCGAGGCGCTCGGCGAGGCGCCCGACTGGGTCGTCGTGCCCGCGGGCGACGGCGTCATCATCTCCGGCGTGTGGAAGGGGTTCGCGGATCTGCACCGCCTCGGCGCGATCGCGAGGCCGCCGCGGCTCGTGTGCGTGCAGGCCGAGTCGTCGGACGCCATCCACCGCTACGTCACGACCGGCGTCTACTCGAACGCCGCGAGCCCGCGCACGATCGCGGACTCGATCTCCGTGCGCGCGCCGAGCAACGCCCACATGGCGAAGCGGGCCGTGGAGGAGAGCCGGGGCCTCTCGGTGACCGTGACCGACGACGAGATCCTCGCGGCGCAGCGGACGCTCGCGCGGACGACGGGGGTCTTCGCGGAGCCGGCGGCTGCGGCCTCGATCGCCGGGCTCGAGAAGATCCGCGATCACGTCGGCCCCGGGGAGCGCGTCGTCGCGCTCGTCACCGGCCACGGGCTGAAGGACGTCGACGCCGCGATGCGCGGCATCGAGATGCCCGGCTCCGCCGAGGGGAAGCGTTGACCGACCTCGTCCTCAGCGGCGGCACGCTCGTGCTCGAGGATCGCGCCGAGGTCGGAACGATCGTCGTGCGGGACGGCCGCATCGCGGAGGTCGGCGCGTCCGCGCAGGGAGGAACCGGCGCCACGCGGATCGACTGCACCGGCTCCTACGTCCTCCCGGGCCTCATCGATTTTCATGTCCACATCGACGATCGCATCGGGCCGTTCGCGCTCGCCGACACCTGGGCGACCGGCTCGGCGGCCGCCCTGCCCTCGGGCGTCACGTCGCTCGTCGCGTTCGCGACCCAGCGACACGACGGCTCCGCGTCCGTCGTCGAGGCGGTCGACGCGGCGCTCGCGCGGGCGCGGGGCAGATCGCGCTGCGACTACGCGCTCCACGTCACGCCCACGCTTTGGGACGATGAGGCGTGGCGATCCCTCGAGATCCTCGCGGCGCGCGGCCACAAGACCGTCAAGCTGTACACGACGTACGCCGAGGCCGGCCTGCTCGCCGAGGCTGCGATCGTCGAACGCGTGCTCCGCCGCGCGGCCGAGCTCGATCTCGTCGTTCTCCTGCACTGCGAGGACGACGCGGCGTTGCGTCGGGCCGCGGCCGACCCCGCGCTCGATTGGTCCGACGCGCGGACGCACACCGGAGCGAGGCCGCCCGAGGCCGAGCTTCGGGCGGTGGAGACGGCGATCGCTCTTTGCAGGGAGACGGGCGGGCGGTTGCACATCGTGCACGTGTCCACGCCGGCGGCGGCCCGGCTGATCCGCAAGGCGGCGACCGCTCTGCCCGTATCCTGCGAGACGTGCCCGCAGTACCTCGCGCTCGACGAGTCGAAGCTCGCGGGCCCGGACGGGTTTTGCTACCTCTGCTCGCCGCCCCTCAGGAGCCCCGGGATGCGGGCGGAAATGCTCGAGCTCGCGCGTTCCGGGGCGTTCGATCTGATCGCCACGGATCACTGCGCCTTCTCGCGCGCGGACAAGGCGGTCGGCGCCGGGCGCGACGTGCGCGAGACCCCGAGCGGCCTCGCCGGGATGGGCGCGCTCGCCCCGCTCTGCCGGGAGCTCCTGCTCGACGATCCTGCCGACGAGCGCGCGCTGTGCGGCTTCGCGCGCATGCTGTCGACCGCCCCGGCGAAGCTCGCCGGGCTCTTCCCGAAGAAGGGGAGCCTGCGCGTCGGGGCGGACGCGGACATCGTCGTGGCACGCCTCGACGCCGCGCCCGAGCCCATCCGATCGACGATCGTCGATGCGCACGAGCCCTACGCCGGATGGCGCTCGCGCTGGCGCGCGGATCGCGTATACCTGAGGGGAGCACTCGCGGCGCGGGACGGGAAGATCGTCCCCGGCGGGCCTCTGGGAGAGCCGGGGTGGGCGGTATGAGCAAGGCGTGGCGCAACGACGCCGAGGCGAAGGTCACCGGGCGGGCGCGCTACACGGACGACCTCGAGGTCAAGGGCGCCCTGCACGCGGTCCCCGTCTACGCCGAGCACACCCGCGCCCGCCTGCGCGGCGTCGACGTCTCGCAGGCGGCTTCGCGTCCCGGGGTCGTGCGCGTGCTCACGTCGAAGGACGTCCCCGGGACGGCGGTCTTCGGCCAGATCCAGCGCGACTACCCGATGTTCGTCTCGGACGCGATCCGCAGCCGGGGCGACGTCGTGGCGCTCGTGGTCGCAAAGACACGCGCCGAGGCGATCGCCGCGATCCCGTTCGTGCGCGTCGATGAGGAGCCGCTGCCCGCGATCACCGACCCGGAGGAGGCGCTGCGCGAAGGCGCCCCGCTCGTGCACGAGGCCAAGGGCACCAACGTCGTGAACCACCACAAGGTGCGCCGGGGCGACCCGGACGCCTCGCTCGCGGGATCGCACCTCGTGCTGCGCGAGCGGTTCACGACGCAGCGCGTCGAGCACGCGTACCTCGAGCCCGAGGCCGCGCTCTGCGTCCCGCGCCAGGACGGCGTGATGGAGGTCTACGGGAGCATGCAGCACCCGTTCTCCACTCGGCGCTTCGTGGCCGCGCTGCTCGGCGCGAAGCTCGCGGACGTCGAGGTGAGATCGGTCCCCATGGGCGGCGGCTTCGGCGGCAAGGACGACACGGCGGCGATCGTCTGCGCCCGGGCCGCCCTCGCGGCAGCGCTCACGGGCCGGCCGGTCAAGACGACCTACGACCGCGAGTGGTCGATGCGCGAGAGCTACAAGCGCCACCCCTACGCGCTCGACTACGAGGTGGGGTTCGGCGCGGACGGGAGGATCTCCGGCGCGCGCGTCCGCATCGTCGCCGACGCCGGGGCGTACTGCTCGGTGACGCCGTGGGTCACCTGGCGCTCCACCGTGCAGTGCTGCGGGCCGTACGACGTCCCGGCCGTCCGCTGCGACGTGTACGGCGTGCACACGAACAACGTGTTCACCGGCGCGATGCGCGGCTTCGGATCGCCGCAGGTGAACTTCGCGGTCGAGCAGCTCATGGACATGGCGGCCGACGAGCTCGGGATCTCGCCCGTGGAGATCCGGCGGCGCAACATGGTGCGCCAGGGCTCGACGACGATCACCGGGCAGCGTCTCGACGGCCACGTCGTGAGCCTGCCCCAGGTGCTCGACGCCGTGCTCGACGCGTCGCGCTTCGAGGAGAAGCTCGCGCGCTGCTCGCGCGGCGAGGGCGACATCCTGTACGGCGTCGGGCTCGCGATGAGCACCCGCGGGATGAGCCTCGGCGCCGAGGGGATGGACTTCAACGCGGCGATCGTGAACGTGCAGCGCGACGGCTCGATCCTGCTCGAGGTGGCGATCCACGAGAACGGCCAGGGCGCCGAGAGCGCCATGGTGCTCCTGCTGGCCGGTCTGCTCGGCGTGGACAAGGCCCGCGTCCGGTACCGGATGGCGTCGACCTCCAACATCCCGGACGGCGGCACGACCGTGGCCTCGCGGGGCACGCTCATGGGCGGCGGCGCGCTCGTCGACGCGGCGGACCGGCTCAAGGGCCGGATGGCCGCGGTCGCGTCCCGGGCGCTCGGCTGCGCCCCGGCCGACGTCGTGTTCGCGGACGAGACGCTGCGCGACATGAAGAGCGGCGCGAGCATCGGCTTCGACGACGCGGTGCGCGAGATGTACCTCGCGCAGGAGCACCCGTACGCGTTCGGCTCCTTCAAGGCGCCCAAGGTCTCCTGGGACGAGGAGACCGGCCAGGGGAACGCCTACTTCACCTGGGTGTACGGCGCCCAGGTCGTCGAGCTCGAGGCGGACGCGCGCTCGGGGAAGATCAGGCTCCTGCACGCCTGGGCCGCGCACGACGTCGGGCGCGCCCTGAACCCCCCCGCCCTGCTCGGGCAGTTCTACGGCGGCATGGCGATGGGGATCGGCTACGGGCTGCACGAGGACGCCGCCTCCCGCGACGGCGCGCTCGAGGCGCAGAACTTCGACCGCTACACGATCCCGCGCGCCAAGGACCTGCCGGAGATGACCGCCATCATCGTCGAGAACGCCGATCCGCTCTCGCCGAGCGGCGCCAAGGGGATCGGCGAGCCCACGAACGAGCTCATGGCGCCGGCGATCGCGAACGCGCTGGCGCGGGCGACGGGGCGGCGGTTCCTCCGCCTGCCCGTGCGGCTCGAGGTGGCGCGATGATAGTCGCGGTCAACGGCGTCGAGCGCGCGGTCGATCCGAAGGACGAGGGCGCGCCGCTGCTCGAGTGGCTGCGCGAGCGGCTCGGGCTCACGGGCGCGAAGAACGGCTGCGGCATCGGCCGCTGCGGCGCTTGCACGGTGCTCGTCGACGACAAGCCGACGCTTGCGTGCCGGACGAAGGTCTCCGAGGTGGCCGGCAAGGCGGTGAAGACGATCGAGGGGATGGAGGACGCGGACGGCACCCTGCACCCGATCCAGCGGGCGTTCGTGGAGCACGGCGCCATCCAGTGCGGCTTCTGCACGCCCGGGATGGTGCTGCGCGCGCACGGCTTCCTCCTCAAGAACCCCGCCCCGTCGCGCGAGGCGATCCGCAAGGCGATCTCGCCCAACCTCTGCCGCTGCACCGGCTACCAGCAGATCATCGACGCCATCGAGGCCGCGTCGCCCTTCTACCCGCCGGAGCGCGGAAAACGGGATTGAGGGATCGGGACATGAACGAGAAGACGAACGACATCATCGCGGCGCTCGAGGAGCTCCACCTGGGCACCTACGGCGAGGACTTCCTGCTCACCTGGGAGAAGAGCGACGCGGACGTCCGCGGCGTGGCGCTCATCGCCAAGGCGCTCAGGGAGCTGCACCGGCAGGGCAAGAGCTTCCGGATCTTCGACACCGGGCTCGCCGTGTCGATCTTCCGGGACAAGTCGACGCGCACGCGGTTCAGCTTCGCTTCGGCGGCGAACGCCCTCGGGCTCGGAGTCTCGGATCTCGACGAGGAGAAGTCGCAGATCGCCCACGGCGAGACGGTGCGCGAGACCGCGAACATGATCTCGTTCCTCACCGAGGCGATCGGCATCCGCGACGACATGTTCCTCGGCGAGGGGAACGCCTACATGCGGGAGGTCGCCGCGTCCGTCACCGAGGGGTTCGAGAAGAAGGTGCTGCACCGCCGCCCGACGCTCGTCAACCTCCAGTGCGACGTCGACCACCCGACCCAGTCCATGGCGGATCTGCTCGCGCTCGAGGCGCGCTTCGGCTCTTTCGAGGCGCTCAAGGGCCGGAAGATCGCCATGACGTGGGCGTACTCGCCGAGCTACGGCAAGCCCCTGTCCGTGCCGCAGGGGATCATCGGCCTCCTGACCCGCTTCGGCATGCACGTCAGCCTCGCCCACCCCGAGGGCTACGACCTCATCCCGGAGGTCGAGGCGGTCGCGCGCGAGAACGCCGCGGCCTCGGGCGGCAGCTTCACGAAGGCGGCGAGCATGGAGGCCGCGTTCGCAGAAGCGGACGTCGTGTACCCCAAGTCGTGGGCGCCCTACACGGTCATGCAGCGCCGCACCGGGCTGCTCAAGGCGGGCGACAAGCCCGGGCTCGCCGCGCTCGAGCGCGAGTGCCTCGCCAACAACGCGAGGTTCCAATCGTGGGAGTGCGACCGCGCCAAGATGGACCTGACCAAGGGCAAGGCGGCGCTCTACATGCACTGCCTGCCGGCGGACATCTCGGGCGTGTCGTGCGAACGCGGCGAGGTCGCGAAGGACGTGTTCGAGCAGTACCGCATCGACACCTACGCCGAGGCCGGTTTCAAGCCGTTCGTCATCGCCGCGATGATCTTCGCGTCCAAGGTGAAGGACCCCGCGCTCGCGCTCGCGAAGATCTCCGCGAGGGGCAGGGACGCGCTGTCGCTCGACTGACCCGAACAAGGAGAGAGCCCATGTCACGCATCATCCCCCGCCTCGACGAGAAGACCATCGCGAAGACCGCGAAGCGCTGCAAGGAGCGCGGCATCCGCATCCCGACCTTCGCCGAACTGCGCGATCCTTCGCTGATCCCGAAGGCTGTCACCGCGCGGCTGCCCGCGGTCGGCCTGTGGGACGTCGATCCTATCAACCTCTACCGGATCACCTGGAAGAACGACGTCGCGACCGGGCTCTACGGCCGGGTCAACCGCTTCGAGATCCCGCAGGCGCTCTCTGGCGTCCGCGCCCGCATCGTCGGCCTCGTCGGCAAGTTCTTCCCCACCGGCGCCCACAAGGTCGGCGCCGCGTTCGGCTGCCTCGTGCCGCGCCTCGTGAGCGGCGCGTTCGACCCGACCCGGGACAAGGCGGTCTGGCCCTCGACCGGCAACTTCTGCCGCGGCGGCGCGTTCGACTGCGCCCTGCTCGGCTGCACGGCCGTGGCGATCCTGCCGGAGGAGATGTCGAAGGAGCGCTTCGACTGGCTGCGAGAGATCGGCGCCGAGGTGATCGCCACGAAGGGCTGCGAGTCGAACGTGAAGGAGATCTACGACAAGTGCTGGGAGCTGCGCGCCGACGCGAAGAACGTCATCTTCAACCAGTTCGAGGAGTTCGGGAACCCGATCTTCCACTACAACGTGACCGGCCCGGCGATCGAGGAGGCCTACG from Pseudomonadota bacterium harbors:
- a CDS encoding amidohydrolase family protein → AHVAEDRCDLAHARAEGFTGPLDRLAKLGVLRRGSLLAHCVHLADEELALLDAADAFVIHNPESNFNNAVGYADLDRVPLERLLLGTDGMSSDMPGAARFAFLAYAGLGKGGRDPLALASRMLFDNPSGRISALFGRPVGRIVEGSPADLAIFDYRSPTPVDGGSFAGHLLYGLAPAPLAAWVYANGTPVVENGAVRGVDEAEVLEAAKVAAEAVWKRVSEMTP
- a CDS encoding (2Fe-2S)-binding protein, translated to MIVAVNGVERAVDPKDEGAPLLEWLRERLGLTGAKNGCGIGRCGACTVLVDDKPTLACRTKVSEVAGKAVKTIEGMEDADGTLHPIQRAFVEHGAIQCGFCTPGMVLRAHGFLLKNPAPSREAIRKAISPNLCRCTGYQQIIDAIEAASPFYPPERGKRD
- a CDS encoding xanthine dehydrogenase family protein molybdopterin-binding subunit is translated as MSKAWRNDAEAKVTGRARYTDDLEVKGALHAVPVYAEHTRARLRGVDVSQAASRPGVVRVLTSKDVPGTAVFGQIQRDYPMFVSDAIRSRGDVVALVVAKTRAEAIAAIPFVRVDEEPLPAITDPEEALREGAPLVHEAKGTNVVNHHKVRRGDPDASLAGSHLVLRERFTTQRVEHAYLEPEAALCVPRQDGVMEVYGSMQHPFSTRRFVAALLGAKLADVEVRSVPMGGGFGGKDDTAAIVCARAALAAALTGRPVKTTYDREWSMRESYKRHPYALDYEVGFGADGRISGARVRIVADAGAYCSVTPWVTWRSTVQCCGPYDVPAVRCDVYGVHTNNVFTGAMRGFGSPQVNFAVEQLMDMAADELGISPVEIRRRNMVRQGSTTITGQRLDGHVVSLPQVLDAVLDASRFEEKLARCSRGEGDILYGVGLAMSTRGMSLGAEGMDFNAAIVNVQRDGSILLEVAIHENGQGAESAMVLLLAGLLGVDKARVRYRMASTSNIPDGGTTVASRGTLMGGGALVDAADRLKGRMAAVASRALGCAPADVVFADETLRDMKSGASIGFDDAVREMYLAQEHPYAFGSFKAPKVSWDEETGQGNAYFTWVYGAQVVELEADARSGKIRLLHAWAAHDVGRALNPPALLGQFYGGMAMGIGYGLHEDAASRDGALEAQNFDRYTIPRAKDLPEMTAIIVENADPLSPSGAKGIGEPTNELMAPAIANALARATGRRFLRLPVRLEVAR
- the ygeW gene encoding knotted carbamoyltransferase YgeW, with protein sequence MNEKTNDIIAALEELHLGTYGEDFLLTWEKSDADVRGVALIAKALRELHRQGKSFRIFDTGLAVSIFRDKSTRTRFSFASAANALGLGVSDLDEEKSQIAHGETVRETANMISFLTEAIGIRDDMFLGEGNAYMREVAASVTEGFEKKVLHRRPTLVNLQCDVDHPTQSMADLLALEARFGSFEALKGRKIAMTWAYSPSYGKPLSVPQGIIGLLTRFGMHVSLAHPEGYDLIPEVEAVARENAAASGGSFTKAASMEAAFAEADVVYPKSWAPYTVMQRRTGLLKAGDKPGLAALERECLANNARFQSWECDRAKMDLTKGKAALYMHCLPADISGVSCERGEVAKDVFEQYRIDTYAEAGFKPFVIAAMIFASKVKDPALALAKISARGRDALSLD
- a CDS encoding YgeY family selenium metabolism-linked hydrolase, with amino-acid sequence MTNQYGKIAARAEALAPHIAEDLCDMIRVPSFSTKEKEVAALIADKMRRDGFDEVRLDGLGSVVGRIGDGKRSIAFDAHIDTVYPGERANWRFDPFDGRVADGKVWGRGSVDQEGGMASMLAAGRLIRELGLGNGLTVWFTGTVMEEDCDGLCWHYLIEEEKLAPDLVVITEPTNLNVYRGHRGRMELTVEIRGVSCHGSAPERGDNAIYKIARIALEIEKLNGRLKDDPFLGKGTVTVSELVTGSPSQCAVADYARLYLDRRLTAGETRESAIAEVRDAAARAGYPDAEVKVPVYEEKAYTGLSYPMDKYYPTWTLEEGSPWLAHALAAYEGVLGVKPRVDKWTFSTNGVAIRGLHGIPCIGMGPGDEVLAHAPNEACPVDHLWKAAAFYAALVAEIGASR
- a CDS encoding amidohydrolase family protein, which translates into the protein MTDLVLSGGTLVLEDRAEVGTIVVRDGRIAEVGASAQGGTGATRIDCTGSYVLPGLIDFHVHIDDRIGPFALADTWATGSAAALPSGVTSLVAFATQRHDGSASVVEAVDAALARARGRSRCDYALHVTPTLWDDEAWRSLEILAARGHKTVKLYTTYAEAGLLAEAAIVERVLRRAAELDLVVLLHCEDDAALRRAAADPALDWSDARTHTGARPPEAELRAVETAIALCRETGGRLHIVHVSTPAAARLIRKAATALPVSCETCPQYLALDESKLAGPDGFCYLCSPPLRSPGMRAEMLELARSGAFDLIATDHCAFSRADKAVGAGRDVRETPSGLAGMGALAPLCRELLLDDPADERALCGFARMLSTAPAKLAGLFPKKGSLRVGADADIVVARLDAAPEPIRSTIVDAHEPYAGWRSRWRADRVYLRGALAARDGKIVPGGPLGEPGWAV
- the thrC gene encoding threonine synthase, which gives rise to MSGALFEWACTGCGAVYARDAVRYLCPSCSASWAPGAPLEGVLEARFDFAAIADRLEAGGRIEELLCAVEPRFHPPFPVGRTPLFPAPRLGAELGLDDLWIKNDGQNPSGSLKDRASFLVVAEAIRLGEETIVAASTGNAASALAAVCAAAGRTAVIYVPRAAPRAKLVQMVLYGADVRLVDGTYDDAFALSIAHTAERGGLNRNTAYHPLTIEGKKTVSLEIAEALGEAPDWVVVPAGDGVIISGVWKGFADLHRLGAIARPPRLVCVQAESSDAIHRYVTTGVYSNAASPRTIADSISVRAPSNAHMAKRAVEESRGLSVTVTDDEILAAQRTLARTTGVFAEPAAAASIAGLEKIRDHVGPGERVVALVTGHGLKDVDAAMRGIEMPGSAEGKR